In Phaseolus vulgaris cultivar G19833 chromosome 7, P. vulgaris v2.0, whole genome shotgun sequence, the genomic stretch TGGAGGAAGAAATCACGAGAGTACATGAGGAAATACCTATATCTTAAAGGAGTTTCATTTAGTACGTTTCCTTCTttgtcatttttattttcattttaaatattatttctgaaatgtgaaaaaaatatcataatctatacaaaattacaactgaaaaaatgattttataatgtatataaataattacatGTACTAATAAAGACTGAACGACCAATGTTATGTCTTGGTCCTATTATTGGGTCGACCGACCTAAAGTTCACGTCCATTGTGTCGACCGATAGCATAAGTCTAACAATGCTTAAGCAAAGTCAGCGAAATTAATCCATGATTAGAAGCTAGGTAATGCGATCTTGATCGCGACCCAATTTTCTAATTCAGCCCAATAAGGAAAActcattaaggtaatataaatatcacattCTAAGAATAAGATGCATCATTAACTACGGTGCTCTGACAATCGAGTGTCGAATCTCTTTGTTGACTTGAAGGTCGAAATACCCTCAGGCACGCCCATTCGAGAATCACTAGAAGACTGAGAAAATAGAGGCTAAAAAGAAAGTTTAAGAAGAAAGTTGAAGAGTAATACAACCGacagaaaagaagaagacgAGTTCTCTCAATAGTTTTTTAGatctcaaagaaaaaaaaacattacataTAAAACATATCAATGGTATACAATTGGGCATGTATGATATTTGAGAATAGTAGGTGTCCCCGACTAAACTTTGAAGAGTTTGAATCTTGACATCATGAAATCAACATATACATCATTGCAATCTCCACTGATGCAACACTCACATGATCCCACCAAAACACAAACCAATAGCCCAACATCTGAAAAGAATACAAACTTGTGTTGTGTACTTTAGAAATTATTGAGGTATAGTGTTCTCTGTTTATTGGTCATGGTGACACGTTTCCACCCATACTAGACCTTCATTAATATCTCATTAGGCACACCTAGATCCCTTGTAAGAGGATTTTTCAGAGTtaactgaaaaataaaaatatcataaattcGTTTTAGTATCTGAGAGAGAAAGGGGGAAAAAAGGACATTGTAGTAAGATGGGAAGCTTGTTTGGGTTGTTTTTACTATAATATTACAGACATGTCACATGCGTGCAAGTGCGCAGTGACATCACCACGGTGCTTTAAATTTTGAACTTCCATCTAGGAATCACATGCGAGAATCCCAGGTATTAAGAAAATGTTTCTTTCATAGTTCTATACATGCATCATCAGTTattatataataagaaaaaacaaaacactTCACTTTCTTAACATGAAATTTAAATCTCCATCAAGCACATGGATTAATGgttataaaattttaactaatagTTTAAACACATAATCAAATGCAAATTGTTCATGGCATGATTGTGAGGTTCAAGAGTCCCAACTGAGAAGAACAGGTTTCTGCAGAATGTGTAATTTATTCGGATTCAGATCTAACATCCAACATACATTGGAAAATTAAAGTTTAGATAAGAACAAGAATCCCAACACATGCTTAGGAATAGCTGACACATATAACACGTAACATTAACCTTAACATATAACAACTAAGATAGACACACTCTATCTCTGTGAGTTGAAGGAATCAAGGGCATTTGGGCTTGCCCTTCTTGTTGAGCTTGTCCCTGTAGCAAGGGCACTCGTGCTTGTTCCCATAGGTTCCAGAAGGAACACATTTGCACTCTGCACAGCATATTCCACAGTACTTCAGACACCTATCCTTAACCCCTGCTGCAGAGCACCTGTCCGAACACTTGCTGCTGCAATAAGCTACCATCAACACCAAAACACACACATCAAACCAagtttgaaaatatatatttactcAAACACCATAGTTCTTATATTATGAAGGAGTAACTGAAAATCTTACATGATTCTTCATAGGCCATGGCTGACTCCAAGAAAGAAGAACTCAGAAGAAGAGAACAAAGTAGTAGAGTAGCAAAGAGAAGCTTCATTTTGCTTTTCTTCTATTGTAGCTGTGTCTCAATTCTTCTTAAGAGGCTTCTGAAGAAGGTGAGTACTTATAGTGATGAAGCATGAAAATGGAAGCTACTAGACAATAACTTCTTTACAAAAGTTGGTagcaataaaataatatgaaaatggGAAATACTACTTGGTAGTTTTTTACAAGTTAGGTGAGTTCTattctataaataatttaaaagagtaattatgatttttttttctgaaactCAAAATGAAGTTTacttttattctttaaatttatttttttagttgcttaagtttaaaaataagttttttatttttaatttaatgttggaaattaacaacaatttaaaagaaatattttaattctttaaatgtagtatttaaaaaattaatggtaCGTTTTGAAACTCGAGAAAAGAGAAGAGAGAGTACagagaaaacaaattaaatgaaaatattcatCTTTTAGATGATAAAAATGTAAGGTTAAAGAAATAggttattaatataaaaatgtatatattagTAAATCATTGATTGTATAGGATAATTATATATACGCCttatgcataaaaataaattaataaaaatataagtattttttaaaatatcttgaaaataaattgaattcatttcatattttacaaactaaaaatattagTCTATGGTATAGTGTTTTTGCATTACCATTAAGAACAAATgcgtttttaatttgattttttttttatcaaacgaATTTGatctttaaacttaaaaaaaatggaatttaggtttatttgattttaaagatagattaagtttttttttactttttatatatcTCTTTTTAATTGCAACATATGTTGGTTTTAATTAATCTGAGTTTTCGAGtatatcatttaatttctttaacggagcttaaaagttatatataaacAAGGATATAAAGACCGAAAAGAAagtcattaattataaaattatagtcAATTATTGGTTAAAGAAAACTAAATTAACTTGAAATTATAAGGTGCATATTAGGTTTGACCAAaaggaaaaaattaaaaaaataagttaataatttttgtattaaaaaaatattttgtaaacaTAATTTAGAATGCAGAAACAGAAAGAAACGCGTTTTCTGCAAAACCTGCCTCTGAAATCTGTTACATGTAAGCTGTATCCCACAACAACAACTTCATATTCATAACTATTCTATTCAAACCTCTTTCCCTGCAACTGCAAATGCAACACTTATTTcattatacttttttatttattttatcaactATTTATTTTTGGAGAATGTTACTTTAACATCATCATATTTAAAGATACGGTTTACAATTATAATTTGGTGCAAtttaattattctattttagtaaaaaaaatattataattgtaaTATAATACAACATTCTCAATATATCAacattttttaactatttttttcttattttcgtTTGTCCTGTTAAAACCTTCCATGGTTAAGATTTCTTTTATTTCTCATACATTGTTTCACAATTACAACTCCATAATTCTTTTTCGTAATccaataattttaattcaaaataatgcTTATCTAAGCAAGTGCTTCATGAGTGTTTGATATCAACGTAATAATCTTTGCATTTTAAGAAGCTTTTTTATGATTACGTTTAGTTTAGTTCTTCgagaaaattatatgaaaataaaatttaaacacgattttttttttttgggtttagttttaatttaatataaaatttagattaaactaaactaatattttgtagtattatttaaattgattttaactttttttgttaatataaaattgttatttttttaacaaataatggttaaatagtttataaaaagtatttttattcttttacaattattgttattatatacataatttaaaatttatcttatattcataaataaattttataaccttataattaaaattataatatcatattttgATAAATATACATGTATTATAACCATTACACTAcattcatatttaaatataaatatatttaattcagtttatatatacatatttaatttactgtatatataatataatatttaaatttaataaagaaTTTTGATCGGTTTTTAATTAACTCTAAACAAGATGtaattttttcttgattttcaattttcttttaatatttcttattttttttaacatccAATTAATCATCACAAGACATTATacgctttaaaaaaaatacataaacacACGAAATATATGACATAGTGAATCCACATGACCTACCAAATACAATATTTGTTCACATTGCAGACTAAGTCATAAAATCTCTTTTCACTCTAACCACCTTATATGATCCTCATGTGAGTCCAATATTAGTTGAGTCATATTATCTCCTTTACAATCTCAAATTCAATACATATCCTAAACATATTAACATAGTATTTCCTCTCTAAAAAAATGTCTACAGCACACTACTTCTCATCTCATAATCTTAAccacatatatttttattcatatacatttcaacttattttaaataacaataaattttaaatttatcattcATCACCTTATAATAACATTCCAGTATAATAGgttgataaaatataaatgaaacataaataaatttatcatttaaaaatatttaaaaatatgatttttcaaGGTTTAGATACATCTCCCTGGCCACGACTTTGTTTACTTATTGAATTAAGCACATGTCTATTAAGTAAACCTCTCAGGTTttcaattaaatgaattttgtTAATAAGATATTACTTAGACAATAACtaaacttttcaaaatttcaattaaGTGAATTTTGTCCAAAAAAAAATTGCTCGACCAACgattttgaataaatatttttttttgcacaattttataatttatcaaattgatcaaaaaattattctattttattttttatacattgaataatttatttctaaataagAGAATATGGAGTCAATTTGACTCTTCCATTATGCATTTTAACCACTAAACTAAACGCACAACTATCTCAATTAGAATTTCACTCACACAAACTATACCATTTATCATATCCATCATTTTCAACAACTCACATCTTATTCATATAATGACAAAAAGtaagaaaaacactttcaatttccTAAAACAAAACCCAATCTGTAAAACTCAATATTGTTAGCAAGTAATATCCATAGTCCAGATCACGAATGgtgcaataaaaaaatataattaacttcCTTAGCATTTCAACTTTGTTCAATCAAGCTTAAATGTATCTTTGCCTCACAAATTTTACTGCAAAAATCATATCCTAAGCATGTGACTCTTCTCCTACTATCAATTTTATCAATAGAGCGAAaagaataaaaactaatttatgactagataaaattattataattttcatcAAGATCTATAATTTGGACTCATTTGTAGAAGAATGAAGTtatatcataaaatataaagaaaaattgttATAAAGAGATTATATTTGATGTGAAATGAAGTataattagttaattttttatatttataatttttttttaaacttaaatattcaaatattcAAGTATAAGAGAGTGAAAATGTACtttatattgatatttatattttttcttgttttaaaaatgagtactcattttttttgtatgttttaaataaaataacctttattgtttttaaatagAGATGTTCACTTCTTTCATGTTACTAAGtaaattatatcttttatctcaATGGTTAAAAAAATAAGGTAGTGAAtgtagatttaaaaaataaaggacTTATAATActatcattttattaaaaaaaaatataaggtaGATGAATATCTATTTTAAACCTAGACTAAATATAAGTGtactttttttctaaaattaatgaATGTTCAGAAAAAGTAATGAAATTGAATAGTTAActgttttaaaacaaatatttacaaaaatatttatgatagAATAAAATTGGTGCAGTTTCCACACAcaaaatgataaattaaaaGGCATGAAACATtgaagattaataataaaatatatttccaaGAATTTAACTAAAAGTACCAatggatttttaaaaatactagacttaatgtattttttaattcctataataatatttatacaaatTTAACTATACAATAATACATGAAAATCAAGATTGTTTTCaatcttaattattatttcaaattagACTTAAATATATTTGTAGTTCTATTAAAAAGCAAAGTTTTGATTTtggtatttataaaattatttctttattttttgtttccataaAATTGGAAAATGTCACTTTTGATTTTTAGTATAACGTTACACTAATTAATACTTATTATAAAAAgttaaactataatttttattaatatataatagtgTTATAATATAATGTCCACATGATCCTTGCCAACCATTTATCTCTtactgttttctttcagctattgaATTGAAATAATCTATTGgtctaaaataattatattacttCTAATAAAACTAGAGAacacaataataaaaatgatcAGTGAcatacttttctttttcttttccttgttgcAAGAGGTGAAAactagatttatttttaaaaaatcctaTATTCATTACCGTTATAAGTTgtaaaaatataacaataaaaaacataaagtaAACTTAAAAATCATGCAAatgatagaaaataaaaatcacttacAAAGTTGTACGGGCTATCTTTTGAAAGAGCTTTAGAATCCAAATATTACGCAACAGTTGCTTGAAAATGGTGCCAAGACGAAACATGTTGAAGCACTGGATTCGGTTGCAGTAATAAAAGAAAGTGGAAAATAAAGAAGCTCTtgcaacaagaaaaaaaaaagcatgtGAGACTGATAGTTTCATTTTTCATTAGTGTGTTGTCAAATCTTTATTAATACTAATGTAATTATTTTAGAGCATTAAATGATGGAAATCTATGGACCAACAAGGGACAGGAAATAGCCCAAGATTCAATTTCaagttagagaaaaaaaaactcttaaaacccacaaaataaatgttatctctatttatcttaaaacatatattagagatttaaactaattaattcaattaattatagacaccaaaccaaaatttacaaattttgcaaagactaaaaatattaattttaatttttataaacaaaaattgtaaccaaaatcaattatttcaaattataccGTTAAAATCTTGAAGCCCACTGCGAGAGTAAAATATACAAAGTCAATTTACCtccattttttaaaaagtgtaTCCCCAGCTGACATTGATTTAAAAGGAATTTCAACAACCACATGTGGTGTTAACTTTCTTCATATCACATTTGTATTACCTGATAGTTAGTTCATACCTCGACCATTCGGCTAAGGCAACCGTTAGTATCAAACATCAGACAGTTTGGCCTTTCAACCAAATAAACCCTTTTGGGTCATCAGACCTTTCGACAAACCAGCCAATGAGTCACATCTTTGTCACGACCGATCGGCCTCTTGGCCCGCTAAGTTAAACCTGCAACGGgattaattacaaataaaaccTGATTACTTCCTAGGACAATTAAAAGAATTGGGAATGGAGCTAAAATAATCCCTTTCAAAGGAAATATTTCAtgacaatataaataaatgaatactTAAAAGGAAGTAAATGTTTAAATCCTAAACTTGTAACCTAAACATAACTATCTGACTTGAATGTCGAAGTATTTTGTAATATCGAGAAGATGAGAGCAGATGAGAGCAAATGACCTGTAGACGTATAAAAAGACCTAGGATAGGAGATATCCGGCCTTGCAAGAACAACATCATCATACAACAACAAAAGGTTTTACAAACAGTGATATATGATCACTGCAACTATTGAATCATTACACATGCTTTTTATTCATTACAAGAACGCAAAAAACTATGGGCATGCTAGCTCCAAATTATGACTCTATGAAACACACTGTAACCTCTATACAACAAGTACAACATCGTACATCAAGCTCCCATACTGTGAAATGGACAAGGGCGCAAATCATCAGAATCATCCTTGTTGGCATGGCCACTAGATGCTAGTAAGTTGatctacaaaaataaaaatttgagaaAACTTATCTCCAGCTTAGTGAAGTTCAAACCGAATCTCCCATTCCTCTCATTTGGAATCTTCCAATGAGGAAGACATAATTAGAACGAATGTAAAGAAAAGCTTGTATTAATATATGGAAGTGAGTgtaaattgaaaaatgaacatggaaaaaaataacattttactaTATTCCTGTGAcaaaaagaatgaaagaaaaactTAACTGTTATATTCATAATGTAGCCTTGTTACATTTGGATATAAAATGcatttaacttttaaatatagTAGAAGTACTTCttatcaattaataataaaggTAACAAATgactacaaaaacaattttttttagaaagatTATTATGTATGTAAAACATTTAGTTCTAGAAAATGAAACTTGGTCAGTTTAAAATCGCAATGTAGCATTCTTCTATTATTGTAGTCATTTCCTTCCCAGATTCAGATGCTCGTAAATAATGGATCCACCAACctcaatttcttttttcttcttttatattcATACTCCAGAcaagagaaaaagagagaacGATGAACATATAATTG encodes the following:
- the LOC137828437 gene encoding peamaclein is translated as MKLLFATLLLCSLLLSSSFLESAMAYEESSYCSSKCSDRCSAAGVKDRCLKYCGICCAECKCVPSGTYGNKHECPCYRDKLNKKGKPKCP